In Flavobacteriales bacterium, one genomic interval encodes:
- a CDS encoding DEAD/DEAH box helicase encodes MSTFEELGLRLELLRSLTDIGFTTPTPVQEKAIPLMLKSEKDVVALAQTGTGKTAAFGLPMLEFLDPQDRSIQGLILAPTRELCVQISKDMEKFAANMKGTRIVAVYGGSSIRDQIRDIQRGAQIIVATPGRLLDLLGRKAVDLSTVDVVVLDEADEMLNMGFQEDLTEILQTTPPDKRTWLFSATMSNEVRRIAKRYMREFEEVSIDRSAKTAEAIDHQYSVVHSKDRYAALKRFIDADPDLFGIVFCRTKHETQDLATALVKDGYNADAIHGDLSQAQRDHVMGRYRARSIRMLIATDVAARGIDVQDVTHVIHFDLPGEAENYTHRSGRTGRAGRKGISLSIIGVRDVNKVRHLERSLKTHFTYVRIPGGAEIGKQQVMSYMKKLKDVEVDHEGLSELISEARVELDAFSKEELIERFMSMAFNRILESQRKSYDLNVDMSRKDHSARAERPTSAERFSTGRQLFINLGSADGFDKGKMLGYICGMSGLSGELIGRMMIKDVYSFVDIEPDHFEQVKNSFANANYKGRSIRVDESAGGQGGGAPRGGGGDGSRGEGGGGYKGGSGGGGYKGKGGGGGGYKGSSGSGAGHRGGGGYKGSDDRGSGGGGYKGGNDRGGFKKKEGFYEPKPKFPKKERKSK; translated from the coding sequence ATGTCCACTTTTGAAGAGCTAGGTCTCCGTTTGGAACTTCTTCGTTCCCTTACTGATATTGGCTTTACCACACCTACTCCTGTTCAGGAAAAGGCCATTCCACTGATGTTGAAATCAGAAAAGGACGTGGTAGCACTTGCCCAGACCGGAACCGGAAAAACCGCTGCTTTTGGTCTTCCGATGCTCGAATTCCTGGATCCGCAGGACCGTAGTATTCAAGGGTTGATCCTCGCCCCTACGCGCGAATTGTGCGTGCAGATCAGCAAGGACATGGAGAAGTTCGCGGCGAATATGAAGGGAACCCGCATTGTTGCGGTCTATGGCGGTTCCAGCATTCGTGACCAAATACGCGACATTCAGCGTGGTGCACAGATCATTGTGGCTACGCCTGGTCGTTTATTGGATCTGTTGGGTCGCAAGGCTGTTGATCTTTCTACAGTGGATGTGGTTGTTCTGGACGAGGCGGACGAAATGCTCAACATGGGCTTTCAGGAAGACCTTACGGAGATCCTACAGACCACACCACCGGATAAGCGCACGTGGCTCTTCAGTGCGACCATGAGCAATGAGGTGCGCCGCATTGCCAAACGGTATATGCGCGAATTCGAGGAAGTGAGCATTGACCGCTCCGCGAAGACCGCAGAAGCCATCGACCACCAATATTCCGTGGTTCATTCAAAGGACCGTTATGCCGCATTGAAGCGATTCATTGATGCGGATCCGGACCTTTTCGGTATTGTCTTCTGCCGCACGAAGCACGAAACACAGGATCTGGCAACAGCCTTAGTGAAGGACGGCTATAACGCCGATGCTATTCACGGTGACCTGAGCCAAGCTCAACGCGACCATGTTATGGGTCGTTACCGTGCTCGGAGCATTCGCATGTTGATCGCTACGGACGTTGCTGCGCGAGGTATCGATGTACAGGATGTAACACACGTTATCCACTTTGACCTTCCGGGTGAGGCGGAGAATTATACCCACCGCAGCGGTCGTACCGGCCGTGCAGGGCGAAAAGGGATCTCGTTGAGCATTATTGGTGTTCGCGATGTGAACAAGGTGCGTCATTTGGAACGTTCGTTGAAGACCCACTTCACTTATGTGCGTATTCCGGGTGGCGCTGAGATCGGTAAGCAGCAGGTAATGTCCTACATGAAGAAGTTGAAGGACGTGGAGGTTGATCATGAAGGATTATCTGAATTGATATCAGAAGCGCGCGTTGAGCTAGATGCATTCAGCAAGGAAGAACTGATCGAACGGTTCATGAGCATGGCCTTCAACCGTATTCTGGAGTCGCAGCGCAAGTCGTATGACCTGAACGTGGATATGAGCCGCAAGGATCACAGCGCGCGTGCTGAGCGTCCAACATCTGCGGAGCGGTTCAGTACTGGAAGGCAGTTATTCATCAATCTCGGTTCTGCTGATGGTTTCGACAAAGGCAAAATGCTCGGCTATATCTGCGGCATGAGCGGCCTGAGCGGTGAACTCATTGGCCGTATGATGATCAAGGACGTTTATTCATTCGTGGATATTGAACCCGATCATTTCGAGCAAGTGAAGAACTCTTTTGCTAACGCCAACTATAAAGGACGCAGCATCCGTGTTGATGAATCTGCAGGTGGCCAAGGCGGTGGTGCCCCACGCGGAGGTGGCGGAGATGGATCACGTGGTGAAGGTGGCGGTGGATACAAAGGCGGTTCCGGCGGCGGTGGCTATAAAGGAAAAGGCGGCGGCGGAGGTGGCTACAAAGGCAGCTCCGGAAGCGGTGCAGGACATCGCGGCGGAGGAGGCTATAAGGGTAGCGACGATCGCGGCAGTGGTGGCGGTGGATATAAAGGCGGTAATGATCGCGGCGGCTTCAAAAAGAAGGAAGGATTCTACGAGCCTAAGCCTAAGTTCCCGAAAAAGGAACGGAAGAGCAAATAG
- a CDS encoding FkbM family methyltransferase, translating into MGLKKATSLWLEHIARFGVLKGTRIVQLKSRPSPSLSTIDLPGNNGSFQLRPGTSDMAIFDEIFYSKFIPRTARYDTVIDCGANIGCTVRYWTMLNPTCKVVAVEPDSENFGILLKNTTGMPNVNCVQAGVWPVEGSLHLDTEGFGHSGIQTRADVSGDTPAVTIPGLMKRFGIEHISLLKIDIEGSELELFSSGDLGWIANVDTIAIELHDHMRPGCGDAFFKAIAPYSWTYEIYGYTLVCSKMGRA; encoded by the coding sequence ATGGGATTGAAGAAAGCTACCTCGCTATGGCTGGAGCATATTGCGCGTTTCGGAGTCTTAAAAGGCACACGGATCGTACAGTTGAAAAGCAGACCATCCCCATCGTTATCCACGATCGACCTTCCCGGTAATAATGGCTCGTTCCAACTTCGCCCGGGTACCTCGGACATGGCCATATTCGATGAGATCTTCTACAGCAAATTCATTCCGCGTACGGCTCGCTACGATACCGTAATTGACTGTGGAGCAAATATTGGCTGTACAGTTCGCTACTGGACCATGCTCAACCCTACCTGCAAAGTTGTGGCCGTGGAACCTGACAGTGAAAATTTCGGGATCCTTTTAAAGAACACAACGGGAATGCCCAATGTGAACTGCGTGCAAGCCGGAGTATGGCCGGTAGAAGGATCTTTACACTTGGATACCGAGGGATTTGGGCATTCGGGGATCCAAACGCGAGCCGATGTATCCGGTGATACGCCTGCGGTGACCATACCTGGACTTATGAAGCGTTTTGGGATCGAACATATCTCATTGCTTAAGATCGATATCGAAGGGTCTGAACTGGAACTTTTCTCAAGTGGAGACCTCGGCTGGATCGCAAATGTTGATACCATCGCGATCGAACTTCATGATCATATGAGACCGGGCTGCGGTGATGCCTTCTTCAAAGCGATCGCACCCTATTCATGGACCTATGAGATCTATGGATACACGTTGGTCTGCTCAAAAATGGGCCGCGCCTGA
- a CDS encoding polysaccharide biosynthesis C-terminal domain-containing protein produces the protein MGIIARQATLNTLLAYLGIGLGFVNVVLLYPKVLDADQFGLTRLLVSLATIAAQVAQLGAENTVIRYFPYFRDPEKDHRGLLGMLLLFGTAIGLFTMLVLGALQGVFADIFSDSNALFVTHGWLLLPIVFSEIHFILLRSYSRSLQRTVQPSFIREFVLRLLQTALIGYQAWRPMSFTDFMLLYTAIFLVSTLLLVVDLYRAGQFKLGWAHRWLPRRLRKSMLTYSGYTLSGSLAGIILGNMDQLMIGALLGDGLKYVAHYAVAFYFGSVIAAPARALQQAAVPILADAWKQNDTAKIQMLYRSSSIVQFLISGFLFLLMVTSLDGLFALLPAEYAGGAKVALVIGLSYMLTSAVQLGVGIISMSRSYRLDAFSSIGMLLVNLVANFFFIRSMGIVGAAYATFLSLMLVNVFRTWILYSRYGLWPFDRRTVLVALLIIAVLGVMQFVPTVDNPYLSVIMRTAIAAALFLPAAYAMGLLKELMEFSQRIRGKVVG, from the coding sequence ATGGGCATCATCGCCAGACAAGCCACCCTCAACACCTTGCTCGCCTACTTAGGCATTGGGCTGGGTTTTGTGAACGTGGTTCTGCTGTACCCAAAGGTGTTGGATGCGGACCAGTTCGGACTCACGCGTCTACTTGTCTCGTTAGCGACCATTGCCGCTCAGGTAGCCCAACTCGGTGCAGAGAACACGGTGATCCGCTATTTTCCCTACTTCCGGGATCCAGAGAAGGACCATCGCGGCCTGTTGGGAATGCTGCTCCTTTTCGGCACTGCGATCGGGCTTTTTACCATGTTGGTACTGGGTGCTTTGCAAGGTGTTTTCGCGGATATTTTTTCCGATAGCAACGCACTATTCGTTACGCATGGATGGTTGTTGCTACCGATCGTATTCTCAGAGATCCACTTCATCTTATTGCGCAGTTACAGCCGATCGCTTCAGCGCACTGTGCAACCCAGTTTCATTCGCGAATTCGTCCTACGCTTGCTTCAAACTGCACTGATCGGTTACCAAGCGTGGCGCCCCATGTCGTTCACCGACTTCATGCTTTTGTACACCGCAATATTCTTAGTGAGCACGCTCTTGTTGGTGGTGGATCTTTACCGTGCAGGCCAATTCAAATTGGGTTGGGCTCACCGTTGGCTACCACGCAGATTGCGCAAGAGCATGCTCACCTACAGCGGCTATACGCTTTCTGGAAGTCTGGCGGGTATCATACTCGGCAATATGGATCAATTGATGATAGGTGCACTGCTTGGCGATGGTCTTAAATATGTAGCACACTATGCCGTGGCGTTCTATTTCGGGTCGGTAATTGCGGCACCTGCACGTGCATTGCAACAAGCTGCGGTACCAATACTAGCGGATGCTTGGAAGCAGAATGACACGGCCAAGATCCAGATGCTTTATCGTTCCTCATCGATCGTACAATTCTTGATCAGTGGGTTTTTGTTCCTGTTGATGGTAACCAGTTTGGATGGGCTTTTCGCACTACTACCAGCGGAATACGCGGGAGGCGCGAAAGTAGCGTTGGTCATAGGCCTTTCCTACATGCTCACCAGTGCGGTTCAACTGGGCGTTGGCATCATCAGTATGTCGAGATCATATCGGTTGGATGCCTTCAGCAGCATCGGCATGTTGCTCGTGAATTTGGTCGCGAACTTCTTCTTCATCCGCAGCATGGGCATAGTTGGCGCAGCGTATGCAACGTTCTTGTCGTTGATGCTCGTGAACGTGTTCCGCACATGGATCCTCTACTCACGCTATGGACTTTGGCCCTTCGACCGACGCACGGTATTGGTTGCGCTATTGATCATCGCCGTATTGGGCGTTATGCAGTTCGTACCAACAGTAGACAACCCTTACCTCAGCGTGATCATGCGCACAGCGATCGCAGCGGCCTTGTTCCTGCCCGCCGCATACGCCATGGGTCTGCTGAAGGAGTTGATGGAATTCTCACAACGCATACGCGGGAAGGTGGTTGGCTGA
- a CDS encoding DNRLRE domain-containing protein, giving the protein MFRSLEIKIVQAVALSLLSCSLFAQNMLLIGSSRDTPFAFHQGINTANTNYNSALQFSAFSQPGNQGGNNTGRAIIDFDLSAIPSGSTIQGAFLSLSAIGPHGLGQVASIGHVGQNQCILSLVNSAWDENTITWNNQPTTTNVDSVSIPASTYALQNYLNIDVTTLIQDMVDDPINSHGIMIKLVNEFPSNGLAFYGNLAPEADRRPQLAIAYGECPTVNGLLELSALDRNILLVPNPGLSGNAVRLDLPSMESGSITIELYDQLGRKLRTWNAVQYPFELRLPTISEGSYSLKVETVNGEQLGVAKLVVQ; this is encoded by the coding sequence ATGTTCAGATCACTGGAAATAAAAATTGTACAAGCAGTCGCACTTAGCTTGTTGAGTTGTTCGTTGTTTGCACAAAACATGTTGCTGATCGGCTCTAGTCGCGACACTCCTTTCGCATTTCACCAAGGTATCAATACAGCGAATACAAATTACAATTCTGCTTTGCAATTCTCGGCATTCTCACAACCGGGAAATCAAGGCGGGAATAATACTGGGCGAGCGATCATTGATTTCGACTTAAGTGCAATACCATCGGGATCAACCATTCAAGGTGCCTTCCTCAGCCTTTCGGCTATTGGGCCTCATGGTCTCGGCCAAGTAGCATCTATCGGCCATGTTGGTCAGAACCAATGTATTCTGTCCCTGGTGAATTCTGCGTGGGATGAGAATACCATTACTTGGAACAACCAACCAACAACAACGAATGTGGATTCCGTGAGCATACCCGCCAGCACCTACGCCTTACAGAACTATTTAAATATTGACGTAACAACATTGATCCAGGACATGGTGGATGATCCGATAAATTCTCATGGCATAATGATCAAACTCGTGAATGAATTTCCCAGTAATGGTTTAGCGTTCTACGGGAATTTAGCACCGGAAGCGGATAGACGTCCTCAATTGGCTATTGCCTATGGAGAATGTCCTACTGTCAATGGATTGTTGGAACTATCCGCACTGGACCGGAACATTCTGCTGGTTCCAAATCCAGGACTCAGCGGAAACGCTGTTCGACTGGACCTGCCTTCCATGGAAAGCGGTTCCATCACTATTGAACTCTATGACCAACTCGGTCGTAAACTCAGAACATGGAACGCGGTGCAATACCCGTTCGAATTGCGTTTACCGACGATCTCCGAAGGCAGTTATTCCCTTAAGGTGGAAACGGTAAATGGAGAACAATTAGGTGTTGCAAAATTAGTCGTGCAGTGA
- a CDS encoding T9SS type A sorting domain-containing protein has product MKRALLFPLIVAFYGCGFGQTTSPSNAKAVRVMATIPSGGTSIMLKWNSYTGASGYSIYRRANGATSWGSVIVDLPGSALSYSDATVQVGSAYEYRVVRSGGGSAYGYIRSGIRVPEVGYRGQLILLVESNAAASLVGELAEVEDDLLADGWIVKRHDVLSSATVNSVRSLIRADYDAAPTEVKAVYVIGHVPVPYSGSVNPDGHPEHRGAWPCDGYYGEMNGTWTDNSVNTVASNFSWNHNVPGDGKFDQSDFTSAVELQVGRVDFDDMPSFPEGELNMLRGYFAKAHEWKTGEFTVPIRASVWDDLQWVSDPLSMSGYQSSAACVGLDSITELSIATGPYVQHYLNNDDLIMYQSGTGLQLPGPGGTVLAGTTNGLSSFDMVNNSHGAVFNMSLGSYFGDWDNSDNFLRAVLARGNGLAHVWSGMPNWYLHPLAMGEPIGYCALRSMNNNNQDYTLQNGGWQGQSLGRVQMGLMGDPTVRMFYTAPPTSLVVSNSQWYSSFSWQQSPVAVDGYHVYRIDEVNDTIVQLTSTPVTGTAFTSTEQYMADTRYMVRAVKLRTTASGSYFDLSLGAIAVGTGLQIADCENVVGGAAIPGSPCDDGDETSINDVYSKDCSCAGSLVGIDEYQKTGAAIWPSPADDVLYVRTEEIGGVIQVRSLTGALVISRAMLNTNEQVETSALDPGTYILEYRPADANALSSVHRFVVQH; this is encoded by the coding sequence ATGAAACGAGCCTTGCTTTTCCCTCTGATAGTTGCGTTCTATGGATGCGGTTTTGGTCAAACGACCAGTCCTAGTAATGCCAAGGCAGTGCGTGTAATGGCAACGATCCCATCGGGCGGGACGTCCATTATGCTCAAGTGGAATAGTTACACTGGGGCTAGCGGATATTCCATTTATCGCCGAGCCAATGGTGCAACCAGTTGGGGCAGTGTTATTGTCGATCTTCCAGGATCGGCACTAAGTTATTCCGATGCTACCGTGCAAGTTGGGTCTGCGTACGAGTACCGTGTTGTGCGATCTGGGGGCGGGTCAGCATACGGATATATCCGTTCCGGTATCCGGGTGCCTGAAGTTGGATATCGTGGTCAGTTGATATTGTTGGTGGAGAGCAATGCGGCTGCATCATTGGTCGGTGAATTGGCTGAAGTGGAAGATGATCTGCTCGCGGACGGTTGGATCGTGAAACGCCATGACGTTCTTAGTTCTGCTACAGTGAATTCGGTCAGATCGCTTATTAGAGCAGACTATGATGCAGCACCAACGGAAGTGAAGGCTGTATATGTTATTGGGCACGTTCCTGTACCATACAGTGGTAGCGTTAATCCGGATGGTCATCCGGAACACCGCGGCGCTTGGCCATGTGATGGCTATTATGGTGAAATGAATGGCACATGGACGGATAATTCCGTGAATACGGTTGCGAGTAATTTCAGTTGGAATCATAATGTACCGGGAGATGGAAAGTTCGATCAGAGTGATTTCACTTCGGCAGTTGAGCTGCAAGTAGGGCGAGTGGATTTTGATGATATGCCATCGTTCCCCGAAGGCGAGCTGAATATGCTGCGCGGTTATTTCGCGAAAGCACATGAATGGAAAACGGGAGAATTCACGGTGCCAATACGAGCTTCGGTGTGGGATGATCTTCAATGGGTATCTGATCCACTGAGCATGTCGGGATATCAAAGCTCAGCAGCGTGCGTAGGCTTGGATAGTATCACGGAACTGAGTATAGCCACTGGTCCATACGTTCAGCATTATTTGAACAACGACGATCTTATCATGTATCAAAGTGGCACAGGACTTCAATTACCTGGCCCCGGAGGAACCGTACTTGCAGGCACTACCAATGGGCTATCATCGTTCGACATGGTGAATAATTCCCACGGTGCAGTATTCAACATGTCCTTAGGATCCTACTTCGGTGATTGGGACAATAGTGACAATTTCCTGAGGGCTGTTCTTGCGCGAGGCAATGGACTTGCGCATGTTTGGAGCGGTATGCCGAATTGGTATTTACATCCGTTGGCTATGGGCGAGCCGATCGGTTATTGCGCCCTGCGCTCCATGAACAATAACAATCAGGACTACACATTGCAGAATGGTGGGTGGCAAGGTCAGTCGTTGGGCCGTGTGCAGATGGGCCTTATGGGAGATCCCACGGTACGGATGTTCTATACTGCTCCACCCACCTCCTTGGTCGTATCCAATTCTCAATGGTATTCATCGTTCAGTTGGCAGCAATCCCCGGTGGCGGTCGATGGATACCATGTGTACAGGATCGATGAGGTCAACGATACCATCGTGCAGCTAACGTCAACACCTGTTACCGGAACGGCGTTCACATCCACCGAACAATACATGGCCGACACGCGGTACATGGTGCGCGCAGTCAAGTTGCGCACTACGGCATCAGGTTCCTATTTTGACCTATCCTTAGGTGCAATAGCCGTAGGCACCGGTCTGCAAATTGCGGATTGTGAGAACGTTGTCGGAGGTGCTGCCATACCAGGTAGCCCTTGTGATGATGGCGATGAGACTTCTATCAACGATGTTTATTCGAAGGATTGCAGCTGTGCAGGGTCACTTGTTGGCATTGATGAATACCAGAAGACTGGAGCCGCAATATGGCCTTCGCCTGCCGATGATGTGCTTTACGTGAGAACCGAGGAGATCGGAGGGGTCATACAGGTCAGGTCGCTCACGGGTGCCTTGGTGATCTCACGGGCCATGCTCAACACGAATGAGCAGGTGGAGACCAGTGCTTTGGATCCCGGGACGTATATATTGGAGTACAGACCTGCGGACGCGAATGCGTTAAGCTCGGTGCACCGGTTCGTTGTGCAGCATTGA
- a CDS encoding glycosyltransferase family 4 protein encodes MKEAREGPKKRLVYCTNVTASFSRNDVLLLREHFDLKYFDFSIGRKIFTPIVLLRQFVFLLRYLPGAHISVTQFAGYHSILVVLLGKLFGVPSLLVLGGTECVKFPSFGYGDHIRWPYGSLVRWSLRNATHLAPVDASLVESRYVYSPDPRDPSVQGFRGLFPDILTPYTILQYGYDLERFKPQGERRPGSFLTVSRMNAPNFYRKGADLIFAMAERFPELEFTILGDAEGMSYPPVPSNLKLVRSVPYEDLPAYYASHEFYLQLSMWEGFPSAPCEAMLCGCVPIVSSVAALPEIVGDTGFILQKKDLTELEALIQKALDSDIPARSQKARERIMKRWPSNERNKLVELVRSLCK; translated from the coding sequence ATGAAGGAAGCACGAGAAGGACCAAAGAAGCGTTTGGTCTATTGCACAAACGTTACAGCTTCTTTTTCGAGAAATGACGTCCTTCTTCTGCGTGAACATTTCGACCTCAAGTACTTTGATTTTTCTATAGGGCGCAAGATATTCACGCCGATCGTACTGTTAAGGCAATTCGTTTTCCTGTTGCGCTATCTTCCTGGTGCACATATCTCGGTTACCCAATTTGCGGGCTACCATTCCATCCTAGTGGTCTTATTGGGAAAGCTCTTCGGTGTCCCGTCGCTGTTGGTGCTAGGTGGAACGGAATGTGTCAAATTCCCATCATTCGGCTATGGCGATCATATTCGCTGGCCGTATGGATCTCTTGTTCGCTGGAGTTTGCGAAATGCCACCCACTTGGCTCCTGTCGACGCAAGTTTGGTTGAAAGCCGGTACGTTTATTCGCCTGACCCAAGAGACCCTTCGGTACAAGGTTTCCGCGGCTTATTTCCCGATATCCTTACGCCGTATACCATTTTGCAATACGGGTATGACCTTGAACGGTTCAAGCCACAAGGTGAGCGCCGACCGGGTTCGTTCTTGACCGTTAGCAGAATGAACGCACCCAATTTCTACCGCAAAGGTGCAGACCTGATCTTTGCTATGGCCGAACGATTCCCAGAACTGGAGTTCACCATATTGGGAGATGCAGAAGGTATGAGCTATCCGCCGGTTCCGAGCAATCTTAAGCTGGTACGCTCAGTGCCGTACGAGGATCTGCCAGCCTATTATGCAAGTCATGAGTTCTATTTACAGCTGAGTATGTGGGAGGGTTTCCCGAGCGCACCATGTGAGGCTATGTTGTGTGGCTGTGTTCCGATCGTTAGTTCCGTCGCAGCATTACCGGAGATCGTTGGTGATACTGGTTTCATTCTTCAAAAAAAGGATCTTACCGAACTAGAAGCGTTGATCCAAAAGGCTTTGGATTCGGATATTCCAGCTCGAAGTCAAAAAGCGAGAGAACGCATCATGAAAAGATGGCCTTCGAACGAGCGTAATAAGCTAGTGGAACTGGTACGGTCGCTTTGCAAATAG
- a CDS encoding class I SAM-dependent methyltransferase, whose translation MAVPFLKPIYRQLNNLLGRVRRSQTARIPRVELHEKHIRNLRVVLDRKAFLEALPKGGVVAEAGVDHGDFSEMILAITKPARLHLIDVWASARYHGGLEKIVRDKFVKEITSGQVQLDLGLSTDVLPTYADGQFDWIYIDTDHGYTVTAAELELARTKVKPNGILAGHDFSTCNWDGGVRYGVIEAVHEFCVNYDWELILLTHETDRFLSFAIRKIA comes from the coding sequence ATGGCAGTTCCCTTCCTTAAACCGATCTATCGTCAACTCAACAACTTGCTTGGTCGCGTTCGCCGTTCGCAGACCGCACGTATTCCGAGGGTTGAACTGCACGAGAAACACATCCGGAACTTAAGGGTCGTGCTCGATCGCAAGGCATTTTTGGAAGCCTTACCGAAGGGCGGCGTAGTGGCTGAAGCGGGTGTGGATCATGGTGATTTTTCCGAAATGATACTGGCAATTACAAAACCCGCACGGCTACACCTGATCGATGTGTGGGCAAGTGCGCGCTACCATGGCGGATTGGAAAAGATCGTGCGTGACAAATTCGTAAAGGAGATCACCAGCGGTCAAGTGCAGTTGGATCTGGGCCTTTCTACGGATGTGCTACCGACCTATGCCGACGGGCAATTCGACTGGATCTATATCGATACCGACCATGGTTACACCGTAACAGCAGCTGAACTTGAGTTGGCTCGGACGAAAGTGAAACCGAATGGGATATTGGCTGGCCATGATTTCAGCACCTGTAACTGGGACGGCGGTGTGCGCTATGGTGTGATCGAGGCCGTGCATGAGTTCTGTGTGAATTACGATTGGGAACTGATCCTGCTCACGCACGAGACCGATCGTTTCCTAAGCTTTGCGATCCGGAAGATAGCCTAG
- a CDS encoding glycosyltransferase, with translation MHRVLIITYYWPPNGGAGVYRWLKFSKYLPQNGWQPVIYTPQDPELVSHDPDLSKDIAQEVEVVRQPITEPFSLYKRFTGRKQEERVQTAFLNEGGKRGWKDDVALWIRSNLFIPDARVWWVKPSIKFLTNYLKEHPVDAIITTGPPHSMHLIGLGLKRATGIKWVADFRDPWTDIDYYGQLTLTKWADKKQHRLEREVLQAADKVVTVSWSWAKDLEQLGGRPVEVITNGYDPADVPNPSASMDDAYSLVHIGSMVATRDCPELWNTLGELVRTDGEFADRFVLRFVGPVDLSVIESATSAGLGEHIERMGRVGHAEAMREMQRARVLLLPINDTPNSMGILPGKVFEYLSVGRPILAVGPKEGDIARVLGLDHLLISRTGAKRELERIKALFATPMQGHQNQATNQFSRPSLANEVAELLQRTFTAQNH, from the coding sequence GTGCATCGCGTCCTCATCATCACCTACTACTGGCCACCCAATGGTGGGGCCGGGGTATACCGATGGTTGAAATTCAGCAAGTATCTTCCGCAGAATGGTTGGCAACCGGTGATCTACACACCGCAGGATCCGGAGTTGGTCTCGCATGATCCGGACTTGTCCAAAGACATTGCTCAAGAAGTAGAAGTGGTCAGGCAGCCGATCACGGAACCCTTCAGCTTGTACAAACGGTTCACGGGTCGCAAGCAAGAAGAGCGCGTGCAAACCGCATTCTTGAACGAAGGTGGTAAGCGGGGTTGGAAAGATGACGTAGCACTTTGGATCCGCAGTAATCTGTTCATTCCCGATGCACGTGTGTGGTGGGTGAAGCCAAGTATTAAATTCCTGACGAACTATTTGAAGGAGCACCCTGTCGATGCCATCATCACCACCGGGCCACCGCACAGCATGCACCTGATCGGCTTGGGACTGAAACGTGCGACGGGAATAAAGTGGGTAGCTGACTTCCGGGATCCCTGGACCGACATTGATTATTACGGACAGCTGACCTTAACCAAATGGGCCGATAAGAAACAACACCGGTTGGAGCGCGAAGTACTACAAGCCGCGGATAAGGTGGTGACGGTAAGTTGGAGCTGGGCGAAGGATCTTGAGCAATTGGGTGGTAGGCCAGTAGAGGTGATCACCAATGGATATGATCCTGCCGATGTGCCCAATCCATCAGCATCTATGGATGATGCATACAGCCTCGTACACATCGGTAGTATGGTTGCCACACGCGATTGCCCGGAATTGTGGAATACACTTGGTGAATTGGTTCGCACCGACGGTGAATTCGCTGATCGGTTCGTATTGCGGTTCGTTGGGCCGGTAGACCTAAGTGTCATCGAAAGTGCGACATCCGCAGGGCTGGGTGAACACATTGAACGCATGGGCCGCGTGGGCCATGCAGAAGCGATGCGAGAGATGCAGCGAGCCCGCGTACTGTTGTTGCCGATCAACGATACACCGAACAGCATGGGGATCCTTCCAGGCAAAGTATTCGAGTACCTAAGCGTTGGCCGCCCGATCTTGGCGGTAGGCCCGAAAGAAGGAGACATTGCACGGGTTCTAGGTTTAGATCACCTTCTAATTTCACGCACCGGAGCGAAGCGTGAATTAGAACGGATCAAAGCACTTTTCGCAACGCCAATGCAGGGCCATCAAAATCAAGCAACGAATCAATTCAGCCGCCCATCACTAGCCAACGAAGTAGCAGAATTATTGCAACGTACGTTTACAGCACAAAATCACTAG